CGGGTCTGTCTATGTGTTCTATTTCTCTTGGTTTCTTAGAAACTTCAACTTCAATGGATTCGttatctatactaataaagtaggcttttttatctccttgggggaaaaaatgccatgtggcattttctttttagtaattaaaatattttctcaacttaaatttaatgaattttggtattaattgtaaaataaatggGGTGAGGGGAggttaaatttttctttttaataattaaaatattttctcaacttaaatttaatgaattttggtattaattgtgaaataaatGGGGAGAGTGGAGGTTAAACTTTTCTTGATACATGTCCAAGCATTTATAAGATTGTTTTGAATCTGACTTAGATCCGTAATTGAACTGATAAATTTGTGATCCAATAGAGATCGAGTTTGGGTTTTATTGCAGCACTGGTTGAActaatagataatttttatttttactatttttagtttaatttacattttgaaattatttttatattctaaatttctaattaaaattttgaaatttcaatttaaatatcgtcttcctcttcttctacaTTACAATTTACGTTTGCAAAAAAAAGTGAGTCATGATTGTGCTTGAGTTGTACGTCCGTAAAACAGACTGAAGCACGATGAGACTTATTATTCTCCTATACTACAATTTACTTTGGCAAGAAAGGtgagtaaataatttttttaactaatttaatacaaatcattacatttttaatttacagataaaaaaaaatcatatgatcatatgaattacaaaacaaagtttggattgttgaagaagaaaaacatggcgagattgattataataaattagagaaTGCTCTTACTAAAAAATATCCCAAAATGATGAAGtgacaaatttagaaaaaaattgttggtaagttttaaaatttagagaaaaccaaaattagTGGATGTGATctggtgttagtttatttttgttattgaaaatttattacaataatgttttaattctgttttattttggattggaaaatgtcttgatttttttagatgtcataattcttatgttacaacttttttaaatagtctaaactatttcttaatattttgtatgtacacttaaaattcttaactttagtttttatatatatttgttttcatagctgatatattattatataataaaactaatttatttattaacccgCAATTCATCTGTGGTTAATCCACTGATCCAGTGATTAGGTAAATCATTTGATTCAGTATCCGGGTCGagtttcaaaacattggtttataggatttttttgtatttgatgttgacgatagATAATAAAGCCTCTGCAATTCTCCTTCTTCAACGCAATCGACGTAATCattcatataatcaatccagAAATCACATTCATCCCACCATCTCCTATTGAATGCTTTTTTAGTTCCTGCTTTCTCAGTTTCATTGTATATGTATAGATGGTGTGAGAGTTCGGACGATACTCCCTTTACTTTTTCAATTCAATCATTGTCGAATTTCCAGTTTCATTGCTCGGAGTTAAAGACAAATCAGTATAAAGATGTTCAAACTAGGCTACAACAATTTTGGCAAgcttgaaatgttaagaaaggaGAAAGATATTGGGGTTGATATGTTGTTGATTAATGGAAAGGTACACCGATTTCTTATTTCAGTTTACCAGTTAATGATTGCTTACTTTTAAAGTAGCAGTTTTCTTATGCATTATCTCTTTTCTCAGGTGGTCCTTCTACATGCGTTAATCAACTTTCTCAGGTTTAAcacttttaaacatttattgaaAGAAAGCTCAGTCTATGACACGAGTATTTAAAGTTACAACTAAAAACTTTTTTAcgactattaatttttattctatttttattaaatcgattattAACAACTACTTATGCTATTTTACTTTGAACTAAAtaacttcaaacaaaataatatattatggtcgctaatcattttaaaaagatcggaaaatattatttttttacatattttcattttacatattttctttactaagaccatataataaattataaatttaaataagaaaaaaacatacaaatctggcgcgtagcgccggaatatcaATAGTTCATAATATACGTACATGAAGTTTTCATTGTTATTTTGTGTGTCTGGTTTAAAAACAGCTGGAAGCATTGGGATTTGAGAGAGGTGATGCGGCGGTGGCGTACTTCGCTTGCAACAGGAACGTCCAAGTGGCTGCAAACCATCTTCTCGGTTACAAGCACGAGTCTAGACGACAATAAGACCACACTATACCAAACTATCTCTCGCTATGATGATTGAGTCTCTTTCTTGGCTTGTAGTGGTTACATCTATTTTTCTATCGTGAACCAAATATCTTGTTTTATAACCTAGTTTCTTTTGCTCTGGTTACACACAGCTGGGGTGATTGATTGATGTGTATTCTACCTTTCcttaccaaaataaaataaaaaaataactctTTTCCAAAAACACTACATTTTAGTCTGATTCTTTGCAGCTTTCATATGACCTTGTACTGACtaaggaaacaaataaacatttgtttagatatttattatCTCGATCTATAAAACAGTATCATTGaataattatcttttttcttttcggGTGGGGGGGCTGTAGTTAGTCTACCTTTTGGCTCTGAAACAAAGCACTTtctgaatttataattttccaGTGAGACCATATTTTGGGGAAAGCTCTTTCTACGAAGCTTACGATGGGAGAAAGAATACGAGAAGTAAATATTCTTTGATATCGAAAAAATCCATTTGGTTCCTTCAAAGAGAATATAAGAAAAGCTAAGAATATTACGAAGATAAAATTAAGACAAAAGTAACTTTCTCCGGCAGATTTCTCACACGGTTTGTAATGATGCTTCTAGCTACTCAGGGAAAGCTAGCATGATCAAAGCTTAAACCAACACTCAAAATTACAGTCGAGTTATGTACGTGTATCTTAATACTTTAATACATATATACGTCTTAAATTATAACTTGCAAGTTTAATGTtgaactagattctgatccgcgctttgaaagcgcggaatttaatttttcgaaaatataattttgatttttattttatgaaaactatagtgacatctgaaaaaaaaaatttatcattaAACTAAAAGAGATTTGAGATGAATATGTAAATGAtgttttttaaaagatgtatatACATGAATGAATGATATGGAGAATGGCTATTTGATTATTcgaattcggtttggttttcgagatttaaaattttagccCTATTCAGTATTTATAATTCTGGTTCATGTTCGGTTCAGATTTTTTGTGGGATTAGTTCGATTTcagataacccgtttaaactattttaaaattttgaaattcatatagattgtaaatttttttaattctaaaagtaaaaatattaaatacataaactttACATAAAAATTGGTATGGCTTGAAATTTGTATAGAGAATcattagatattttaagtatttttgatgttttgagtatTGTATAACAATTTTAGATATTCACTTTtaactattattatatattttcaaatattttggacaatttcaaaatatcttctattttgaattttttttggatattaatTCTTAAagtaactaatatatttaagaatataaatagaattcatatatatatatatatatatatatatattcggaTACCTGAAATATTTCAGTATGGGTCGGTTTTAGTTCTAGTTGTCTAAATATAACCTTTTGaactcattcagatatttaaccAGTTTTTGTTCGGGTTCTATACTACTTTTCCAGattggatttgttttttttttgtttttttgccaAGCTCTAAAGACTGTAATAGAAATGATgcgtaaaataatatatatgtatatatatattgtgaaattttaaaataaaatgattggtttaaatcataaatatataactattttatctATAACATTCAAGTATTTTTGGAAAAGATATATTGCacaagattttttaaaaaaatatcttagtaTAAGTTATGGatttacttttaaaaacaatacttatattatatatttaatacaatACACTTTAGACATGAGTTCTATAATTTAAGAatatatcaaacaaaaaaacttattatactatagtttgttttatttcatattttataatcgtatctaaaatttgattaatatttattcattcAAATGTTTTTATCTTATAGCAAAGATTATAATATAAAGTGAAAATACTATTAGATACTTTATTTCTTATTGTACTACTCAATTATTGTATTCCTTTTCCTAACATAACTATTTTGTTTGATGTATAAATTAATCATAGGAAATACGTTTGTCCTTATTTTAAGAACAAACAgtaactaaaaatcatataagtaaattgaaaaatttacgtccaaattaaaaaaatattgttacttatttccaaaaagaaaatttttattACTCATACATagaatatatatgaataaaGTCATATACACATGACATCTAGTTAGttaaggaatttaaaatttatgatatattgatattagttatttaaagaaaacaaatcaaggatatgtttttcaaaacaaaaaaaaaatcttctcttttaattatattgttttcatGCAGAGTAGTTCtaggaatttttttgttttgtttaaataaatataattttaaattaataagtaGTAGCAGTcctgtaaatattttgaaagatcATGGGTATCTCAAAAAAAGAgctgctgttttaattgtattgattttgtTACAACGACAGTTTactaatggaaaaaaaaacaattacaaatATATGTGATAGAATATTCGAGGGGGAGGAATATATCATAAGAATTTTAGAAGATTTGTGAATTGTACTTGCCCATGGAATTGATGTTGTTTTGACTTCTCTACTTCGGATTACTcctctttaaaaaataaagaaaaaatactttaatactgttattaattattatgcATGCATATAAGTATGATATAACAATATAAGTATCTAGCATATGTAtcattttctagtttttttaatctgtttcATTTTCTAGTTAATACACGATAGATGAGCCGGAATAACGAACTATCCATCTCCAAAATAGTTATTTGCctgattttccaaaaaaaaaaagaagttatttGCCTGGACACTTAAAATGGAGATTCTTATAAGAAAGCCTATTTTCACAAAAGAAACGAAGATTACATTTTTGAGaatgattatattttctgttttaaaccACTTGTCTTTGTTATTGGATAATTAAGTAGATAAACCCATAAAATGTTAGCATTTTCGAAAAGGACAACAATAGTCTAAGTTCCACTTTGTAATGATACAAATAAGAGTGATGGAACAACACGAATTGTTTGGGATCAAATCAACTGAAACTCAACTTACCGTCATTCGACTATTCATAATACCACGACTGGCAATAATGTTGATTATTCTTTTAGGATATAGCTCTTCAATGTTTTCATGTAAgcataatttgttattttttttagcGTAATATTCCTTTTGATATGAAAAACTTCCACGTGAATTTTGTATAGTTTCTTTGTATAATGTTATTCTTTCCACACACACAATGTATTCAATCGTGATTTTGTATCAGATTTTTCAAGTCCTGGTCTATAATATCTGGCTTTAGATTAATAActcatcatatattttaatatttatgtatattgtTTCGCTACCATAAAATTAGGTTATTTTACATTTCATTCGCTTCTTATAATAAAAAGGTTTGTTTTACCTACCTAAACTAACGAGTTTATGATATAGATTGGATCACTTGGTTTTATATCAATTCAgcagatataaaatatatggacGTAAATAAATTGTGTTTCTTTTTATCTCccgaattcttttttttttgtcatatacTCTCCCGACTATATTCATATTATAATACAGTATAACTATATTCCGAAAAACACTTCTAACTATGATTcgtcgttgacaaaaaaaaagaagtagaaGAAGGAAGACCTATAATATAATTGGACGGCTTTGGAGTGGCCGGTGAAGATTCACCCACGTGAACTACATCAAGGATCTATTATTCTCGTCTCCATAATTTACTATATAGATGCAATACTTACAAAAATccattatttaacaaaattacGGCATTTATATAAACTATCCTCTATATAAAGAGCATGAATGAATCTCATCTCATTGCATCTCACGCAACTAAAACCCTACCAACAATACTACactttcccaaaaaaaaaactaaatggcAGCTCTCTCCTTCACTCACAACCACCAACCATCCGACAACCGCCGTGGTGGATCTCACCACCACCGTCACGGCCCCGTCGTGGAAGAAATCGAAGGACTCATCAAAGTTTTCAACGACGGTTGCGTCGAGAGACCTCCCATAGTCCCCGCCGTCTCAGCCACCGTTCATCCATCCGCCAAGGTCACGGCCTTTGACATCAAACTATCCAACGACACGTGGGCACGCGTCTACATCCCCGGCGCCGCAGCCTTCTCCCCGTCCGTTACTCTCCCTCTCCTCGTTTACTTCCACGGTGGTGGCTTCTGCGTTGGCTCCGCCGCTTGGAGTTGTTACCACGACTTCTTGACCGACCTCGCCGTTAAAGCCCGTTGCGTAGTCGTCTCGGTAAACTACCGTCTGGCCCCTGAGCACCGTCTCCCGGCGGCGTACGACGACGGAGTTAACGTTGTCTCGTGGTTGATGAAGCAAGGATCTAACGGGGGATACTCTTGGGTGAGTAAGTGTGATCTCTCGAACGTTTTCTTGGCCGGAGATAGCGCCGGAGCCAACATAGCTTATCAAGTCGCTCTCAAAATGACAAACACTTCGAACCTCAAGGGCGTTATTCTAATCCACCCTTTCTTCGGCGGCGAAGCGAGAACGTTCTCGGAGAAACAACAAAACTCCAAGTCATCGGCGTTGACTCTCTCGGCTTCGGACACGTACTGGCGTCTGGCTCTGCCGCGAGGCGTCAGTAGAGACCATCCTTGGTGCAACCCTCTGATAAGCTCATCAGCGGGGTTTCTCCGGGAAGCTAGGTTGCCGACGTCGATGGTGTTTATGGCGGAGTTTGATATACTGAAAGATAGGAACATGGAGATGTGTAAAGTGATGAGAAGCCATGGAAAGAGAGTTGAAGGTATCATTCATGGAGGAGTTGGTCACGCTTTTCATGTCCTCGACAAATCTTCGGTGTCACGTGATCGAATCCACGACATGATGTGTCGTCTTCGCAACTTCATTCATCCATAATAATTCGCTAAAGCATTTAGGACACCTTTTAAGTAAATCAATTAAGACATTAAAGTGATTAAGAGTTGCTTTTATAGTGTCTTCAATGGATGTGAttagtataaattataaactagtCTGATTCCTCCTGTCGTGTGGTATGTTGTTttgatatatagttatataaccTTTTGGTTTATGCTGTAACAGCTTGTATGTATGTTACTATCATGTATCTAATGCTTCTTCTTTGCTGTTAATGATATCGAgaacttaagatatattttgTCGTCTAGTATCTACCTTTTGTTTTCTTGCATTTCAATAATTTTCTTATGGTTGACTTTGGTAAATTTGTCTCCATGATAGAGACCCATACAACTAAAAACTCTTTATTGGATAAAACAAACAAGGATTAAATCTTAGGTCAAACCGAACCAGTTTTGGTTATCTAAACTTTTAGGTATAAAGTTAACATATTAATGGATCCATTTAACTTGTGAAATATTGTACTTAACGTGTCAGTTGTATACTTATGCGAAGAGATTAATATTCTAACTAGATTCTTgctacaaaaaaagaagaataaaaagcTCTCTTCTAATACCTACAGATATGTAgtattgtataatttttttttttttggttaatttgtAAATTGAAGATAGGTTATTAAGATGGGAAGTATCTCTTCCATAAAGCTATTTCACACGAAAACATTTAGATCAACTCAAAACGAGGATGAGGAGTTGACTTAGTTAATGTATGGTCCTGGACTTCCAAATGCACTAGAGAAGATGATTTTTATTcttgtctttttcttcttttctcacATTTTTAACGGGGCTTGTTGTATATGGAATGTCAAAAAGAACAAACAAGTTGGTATCCATATCAGTAAGTTTATTTCGTGACGTCTATCCCCAACCCGTCTTTTATTTTGTCTCTATTCGATCGGtcatattatacatattttgcATTGAGGAGCGAGTCCAACATATGCTAACACCACAATAATTCAAGGTGAAAAGTGTTACAATATAGAGTTCTGTTGATATGTTTTGAAATTGGAGGTTGCTGCTGCATCCTTGAAATGATTAATTACTTATTGCCATAATACTAAGGGCCTTTAACTTATCTAGAGAGATTGGTtgtatgttcttttttttttgtcaataattGTATGTtcttagtttaattatttttaaagtggATGAATTACAAGTCTCAAGTGATGAATTACAAgtctttctaaattttatagtacatctattctattaaaacagaagtacactttaaaaatacctcttagtttttattattatttacaatgatatgccactgaacatttaattaattttcctatattaatgcttgtctttttcagttatttaatatgtgtttcctaaaaattctgtctttttttttgtttaattaatgtatttccaaaatcaaattttatttaatgtgtgttACCTTTTAcgattttttgtctttttctgtttaattaatacatttctaaaatcgaattcgaaataaaaaaaaactttggcaacaataattaataaacctaacttatattattcattgtttttttcgtattttcttatatatgtgtgtgtgtttagaaataattaataaacatagctttaaatatttaatgaacaatattattttaaatatgtaattatattttactatttattagtaataactaaaaataaaagtcacattaaaataatcatttatataatatataaatatattatgtcacatatatttttcatataaataataccacaatgtaagttcagtatgataaatgttgaagatataaaatatataacaccatatattttaaataatatatacaacaattttttatacattatcataaattttgatccataaaaaatatatttgtacgGATATATTAGGTCATATTCGAAAAGTATGGATTATACAATTGACGGGTTATAAAAACAATTActcaataaattataaattattatgtttaaaaatttcatataaacaattatttaaccgggtaaattataaaatatatattatcacttatacagataaatacttattacaaatttagatcATATTTCTAgcttttttaactaattatacAAGGATGCCGGAAGAGCTTATCAGCTCTCCATGCAGAGATGGAAGGACTCATATGGGCCTTATTTTGTCTACGAGAAGTACAATGTACTGTGATCCATATGGAGACGGACTGCTCCGACCTGGTGGATATGATTGCCAACCCGACTGATTGGCCGGCCTTTGCCTCCGAGTTAGCCTCCTTCCGTCTTCTACGCGCCGGCTTCCAGGATTTCAGCATCGCCCATATACCCAGGACTAGGAATGTGCGTGCAGACTCTCTCGCCAAGGAGGCGAGAAACAGCGGTGTTCTtttttcccatatagatcagacccAGCCGGACAGAGCGTCTCTTAGGAACGCCTCAAGACCGACTACCACTTGATCTAAGAAGTTGGgagccgacaaaaaaaaaaaaaactaattaaaattttcaaaaaaatctatactttttggaaattttgctaacattatttaaaatatttttacagtgCATACACcttctctattttgaaaactattgaTACAACTATACAAACTGAATATTCTATGGAATAAATTgtctataataattttattttcttacaaatgttataactaatgtatcaatttttaataccatactcactcatatttgtatatgttttttacttttaattcagaaatttattttctagatattttgtacataaatctaattatataaatgtctgatttgtttatataatgtCCAATAAAAATTGGTCATATAATTTACTGTAGAAcgtaaaaaaattattcgatgtaattaaacacattgttatttttaaatatattatattcgTACACACATTACAAACcatgtataatatttaatataaaccaaaaatatgaaattgatACCCGTTCGGTggagcgggtcaaaatctagtgtaggATTAAAATCCTAACACTCgtagatataataaaaaatccCCATGAAATGCAAATTGTTGTCATGACTAGGTTTACTACGTTAACCGATACAAATCCAATCATATAAATTAGACGCCAGGACAATAGCCCAAATACAAAAGCTCATGTTATTTCCACCAATCACTCAGCCACCCTTAATTAAACAATATAGTCTAAGTACAAAAACTCAAACACAATTCaaagaacatgatttttatttttaactgcCCATCGAGTGACTTTGCACAAACAAATCAACCACAACTTCACTTGCAAACAAACTCCTAAAGTTGGATTAGCATATATTAACAATCACATATGATAACATATATTTCTAACAAAGACAGTTTGGTGATAACAAAGTCCagtaaaaaactatatattctatacaattttatatgataacaAAGTCTAGTAaaaactctaaaaaaaaaaattataactattaattttataaatttctagagttattaatatttttaaacagtTTATTACAattctatattttgaaattaattttgggtaaaataagaaaataattttaattatattacgtataaatttaattttttaatccaaattttatatctatttttttcttacactGTTTGATCTATATACTAATAACTACTTAAGTAAACACTTATAACTAAACTCCATAAACCTCAGTTTTTGAACATAAAAACGCTAATAACGCTAATAGTTGATCAACTCATCATGAAGATAAGATATGAAAATATCAACATATATGAACTCGCCGGTCAATCTTATATCAACCTAGACTTCCAATGTTCCATTCATTACCATTATAGATAACacagaaaaacaaaagtttacaaaaagaCAAACGATAAAATCCGATACACAACGCATCAATAACTATCAATAATCTACAGGATCCCGCTCTTGCGAGGGGCTATGCACCTAGTAAGtagtaataaattatttaatttttaatttattgttacTTACTCTTTGGAAATTGTTTTTCTAAGAATATATGAAgtaatatttgaattttaaagtGAATTGTCACAGTGACACATTGCAAatgttcaaaatataataacactattaaaataaaaaatgtaaccTTTGATGATTAAACATTCCAACTGTACATTCTAAACAAATTAACAACtgctaaaatgaaaaaaattgtaacttgTGATGATTGAACGTTGCAATGATTGGTGACCAAACAATACAACTTGTATTCTCTATGTATAAAAGTTGTGGACTTTGACAAAacataacaacaacaaacatagaaacaattaagaaaataaaaaaaatattaatctcacttttcaaaataatagaactttaaaaaatataaccagttatttgaaaataataaaaaatttaaacactTTTTAAATATCGAGAAAGTATAAATCTTACTTTTAACTGATTGTTGCTAATGTGaagtttcaaaaaatacatttactggatttttatatataaataattaggtATTA
The sequence above is drawn from the Raphanus sativus cultivar WK10039 chromosome 7, ASM80110v3, whole genome shotgun sequence genome and encodes:
- the LOC108815897 gene encoding probable carboxylesterase 17, with the protein product MAALSFTHNHQPSDNRRGGSHHHRHGPVVEEIEGLIKVFNDGCVERPPIVPAVSATVHPSAKVTAFDIKLSNDTWARVYIPGAAAFSPSVTLPLLVYFHGGGFCVGSAAWSCYHDFLTDLAVKARCVVVSVNYRLAPEHRLPAAYDDGVNVVSWLMKQGSNGGYSWVSKCDLSNVFLAGDSAGANIAYQVALKMTNTSNLKGVILIHPFFGGEARTFSEKQQNSKSSALTLSASDTYWRLALPRGVSRDHPWCNPLISSSAGFLREARLPTSMVFMAEFDILKDRNMEMCKVMRSHGKRVEGIIHGGVGHAFHVLDKSSVSRDRIHDMMCRLRNFIHP